One genomic window of Lynx canadensis isolate LIC74 chromosome F2, mLynCan4.pri.v2, whole genome shotgun sequence includes the following:
- the CRH gene encoding corticoliberin → MRLPLLLSAGVLLVAFLPCPPCRALLSRGPIPRARQAPQQPQPLDFSQLPPQPQQPQQPQARPILLRMGEEYFLRLGNLNKSPAASLLPASSPVSGGSGSHLSPDEAAANFFRALLQQLPLPRRPLPLDSPAGPAEHGAENALGSRQETLERQRRSEEPPISLDLTFHLLREVLEMARAEQLAQQAHSNRKLMEIIGK, encoded by the coding sequence ATGCGGCTGCCGCTTCTCTTGTCCGCGGGCGTCCTGCTGGTGGCTTTCCTGCCCTGCCCGCCATGCAGGGCCCTCCTCAGCCGGGGACCCATCCCGCGCGCCCGGCAGGCCCCtcagcagccccagcccctggatTTCTCCCAGCTGCCGCCGCAGCCCCAGCAGCCCCAACAGCCACAGGCTCGGCCCATCCTGCTCCGCATGGGAGAGGAATATTTCCTCCGCCTGGGTAACCTCAACAAGAGCCCCGCTGCTTCCCTCTTGCCCGCCTCTTCACCTGTCTCTGGCGGCAGCGGCAGCCACCTTTCACCGGACGAAGCGGCCGCCAACTTTTTCCGAGCGTTGCTGCAGCAGCTGCCGCTGCCCCGGCGCCCGCTCCCGCTCGACAGCCCCGCAGGTCCGGCTGAGCACGGAGCCGAGAACGCCCTCGGCAGCCGCCAGGAGACACTCGAGAGGCAGAGGCGATCCGAGGAACCTCCCATCTCGCTGGATCTCACCTTCCACCTCCTCCGAGAAGTCTTGGAAATGGCCAGGGCTGAGCAGTTAGCGCAGCAAGCTCACAGCAACAGGAAACTGATGGAGATTATTGGGAAATAA